Proteins from a genomic interval of Amphiura filiformis chromosome 9, Afil_fr2py, whole genome shotgun sequence:
- the LOC140160053 gene encoding uncharacterized protein, with translation MGSPVSPVVANLYLEFLEQHALATAPLDCRPRLWKRYVDDILEIVKEDQVDNLTSHLNQSDPTGSIKFTYEKEHEGTIPFLDTLIVKKADGSVKLLVYRKVTHTDQYLNFDSHHPIHHKLGVIRTLLDRMNSVVTEDEDRKQEEEKIKQALSGVVAILIGPLRK, from the coding sequence ATGGGCAGTCCGGTTTCCCCGGTGGTGGCTAATTTATATTTAGAGTTTTTAGAACAGCATGCCTTAGCCACAGCTCCGCTAGATTGTAGACCTAGACTCTGGAAAAGATACGTCGACGACATATTGGAAATTGTTAAGGAAGACCAGGTCGATAACCTTACCAGTCACCTAAACCAGAGCGATCCAACAGGTAGCATAAAATTCACGTATGAAAAAGAGCATGAGGGCACCATTCCATTTTTGGACACTCTAATAGTCAAAAAAGCAGATGGCTCGGTCAAGCTGTTAGTCTATAGAAAGGTCACCCACACTGACCAGTACCTAAATTTCGACTCGCACCATCCCATACACCACAAACTAGGTGTAATTCGCACTCTGTTAGACAGAATGAACAGTGTCGTAACGGAAGACGAGGACAGAAAACAAGAAGAAGAGAAGATCAAGCAGGCGCTTTCGGGCGTTGTGGCTATCCTAATTGGACCTTtaagaaagtga